In the Arachis stenosperma cultivar V10309 chromosome 8, arast.V10309.gnm1.PFL2, whole genome shotgun sequence genome, AAGTAAAGGGTGGGTTATAGGGGTAAGGGTAAGGGTGAAGGGTAAACTCTGCTTtctcaacaaaaacaaaaggagaaaaatatCTAGGTCGAGAAAAAATGGTGGTTTCCGATGCTCCCAACGGCGGTGGCTCTTCGTCTCCGCCACTGGTGGTGGAGCAAACCAACACGCTTGGGATCACGAAGCCTATCTCTCTCGCCGGTCCCACCGACGCCGATTTACATCGGAACGCCGAATTGGAGAAggtaggtttttttttttaaacaattttattttaattgaattgCTTATTGACTTCACGTTCATGCTTTTGATTTGGTGGGGGAAAaatccttttttgtttttggggGGGTCTGTTTTGTTTGGTTTTTCCTAGTTTCTGCTTGATTCGGGACTCTACGAGAGCAATGAAGAAGCTGCCACCAGGAGAGAGGTTCTTCAGCGCCTTGATCAGGTTATCAACTCCTTCGATCTAATTGAGATTGCTGTTTATTGAGGTGTTTCTTTGAATGAGGGGTTGTGGAATTTGTGTTTTGTGTTGTTGCATGTCGATGAATGTTGAACATGTTTTTGAACCCTGATAGATTGTTTTTTGGGGTACTGTTTCAACTTTGTAAAGTtcaaagttttttatttttgttgtgtgACAAAGTTGACCTGTGATGTAGACTGTTAAAAGTTGGGTGAAGCAGTTGACGCGTCAACGAGGCTATACGGATCAGATGGTTGAGGATGCCAATGCCGTTATTTTCACTTTCGGTTCTTATCGACTAGGGGTGAGTATGAGGTGTAACTTTCTCCTGATTGATTCTAAGTAGTGTAGTGCTTGCTTTTGGCAAAGAATTGAATCGAAGGGAcaattttttaactattattcTATTAGTGTATAATGTAGTTTATCTAAAAAGGATTTTTGGTGTATGATGTGCTTTAATTCAAGGTGTGCATGTTTGCCTTTATTTGATACATCATATGAATTGACAATAACATGATTTGAGAAGAATTGAAGAAGTTTAGATCAGTATATTGGATGATGACTTTATGAGAAAGGTTGTATATACCAATATAAGGCTTGTTAATCATAGTACAGAAGGGTATTAATGTTGTTGGGGATACTAAGAGTCTGAGTATAATTCATCCTGGGCTCTCTTTCTTCTTGAGCTTATCACTTAACtacttttataaatatatttatagcCACCTCTCCAGAAATAGACATGTCATGTTTTATGGTTTATGCCGATGTCTAAAAATTGTTGAGTTCCCAGGCTCAGGTAGTGCTGGAGTCCTAATATTGTTGGTTTGTTTGTACCAATAGTCATGCTTCACTCGTTGTCAGGAAAATGACTGATGGATGATGACCTCAAttgaatttcatttttaatGTTATGGTGGAATGTCTTAATCATTGTGCATGAATGTTAACAGTTTCTTCTCCACACTTTCCCAGTTATTTTGGTTAATTTGTTCTCGTAGCAAAAAACTACTTCTCTTTTTCCCCAAATTAAGTAGTACAGCTAGCAAAGTAGTCAAAATATTGTTGGATAGTACATCGTTGTCGTCTTCAAGTCACTGTTCCATGTAAAATTGGATATATAGCAAAAATTGAATTGTTTGCAGGTACATGGACCAGGAGCTGACATAGACACTTTGTGTGTTGGCCCTTCTTATGTGAATCGGGAGGTGATGACCTGAAGTTGGTTGTGTTTTTCTTAATTTACTGAAATCCATGGAATTATTGGATATCTTAGCCAATATTTCACTTGTTTGCAGGAAGACTTCTTTATCATTCTGCATAATATCTTGGCTGAAATGGAAGAAGTTACTGAACTTCAACCAGTTCCAGATGCTCATGTCCCCGTAATGAAATTCAAGTTCCAGGGAATATCTATAGATTTGCTTTATGCAAGTATATCTCTTTTGGTTGTGCCTGAAGTAAGTTTGGTAACCTTATTTAACAGGGCTTTATATTGACTGCTTTTTTGTGGGCAACAATTTTATTAAAACCACTTGTCTTATTGTTAAGAATCTGAGGGCTTCCCTAAGATAAGTATCAGCATCATTTATAAAGTCGAGCTCAGTGATACTTTGGAAAATTGATGCAATGATTCTTCTCGTGTTCTTGTGTGTTTCTAAGAGAAACATGATCCTTTGGTTATTCTTCCCCTTCAGAGTTTTTCATCTCCTCTGTTAGAATCTATTTTTCCTTTCAAGCTGGCTCACATTTGATATCGTTTTCAAACTCATTTATGTACAGGACCTGGACATCTCACATGGCTCAGTGCTGTATGATGTTGATGAACCTACTGTTCGAAGTCTTAATGGCTGCCGGGTGGCAGATCAAATTCTTAAACTTGTTCCAAATGTTGAGGTTAATATACATGTTTTTTGGTTTGTTAATTGATATTTTAGTAGATTTAATTCTCTTTCATCTTATTAACTTGATAATCTGTTAACCCTTGACAATGATAGCACTTCCGAACCACACTGAGATGTTTAAAGTTTTGGGCTAAAAGGCGTGGTGTTTATTCAAATGTAAGAGAGCTAAACTGAAAACCTTTGTAGTTTGCTATTTACTATCATTAATGGCAATAGAATCCATGTTTTTCTTTATTGTATGCTCTATTCAGGTTACGGGATTCCTTGGAGGCGTGAATTGGGCTCTATTAGTTGCTCGAATTTGCCAGCTTTACCCTAATGCAATCCCTAGTATGCTGGTTTCTCGATTCTTTAGGGTATATACACAGTGGAGGTGGCCAAACCCTGTCATGCTGTGCACAATAGAGGAAAATGAACTGGGTTTCCCAGTTTGGGATCCTCGTAGAAACCCGCGGGACAGATATCACATTATGCCAATTATTACTCCTGCATACCCTTGCATGAATTCCAGCTACAATGTCTCCGCAAGCACTCTTCGTGTTATGAAGGAACAGTTTCGCTATGGCAACAAGATTTGTGATGTAAGAGGTGTTATCCcatttagttttcttttttattaaaagaattgtgacttttttaaataaatggCTTTAATTGTAGGAAATTGAGCTCAGTAAAGCCCAATGGAGTGCACTTTTTCAGCCATATTTCTTTTTCGAAGCCTACAAAAACTATTTACAAGTGGACATCCTTGCAGCAGACACTGATGACTTGTTAGCATGGAAAGGTTGGGTAGAATCTCGATTGAGGCAGCTCACCCTGAAGGTACACCACTGTTATTATCTTATACAAATTTCATCGGGTGGGTTTAGTCCCCCTCTCTTTTCCCAaccaaagaaaaatgaaaaagaaaagaaaaaaaaatgtatgcTTCCACCTGTTGTAGCTTGTGGAGGGTAGATGTATTTAGGATTTTAAATGTGACCAAAGGCAATAATAGCCTTTTTTTTTGTGCCAAGGTTCAGTCTCTTAGTCCATATCTCTTTTTGAATTTTACATACCTACCAAAAGGGGAAAGGGGAATATCTTATCTAGGGATATTATGacaaattcttttaattttattggttATACATTAATGCATGCTGTCTATTTCTAAGCAGATAGAGCGGGATACAAATGGGATGTTGCAGTGTCATCCTTACCCACATGAGTATGCAGACACATCCAGACATTGTGCTCATTCTGCATTTTTCATGGGCTTGCAAAGAAAAGAGGGAGAAAAAGGTCAAGAGGGACAACAATTTGATATACGTGGAACGGTTGATGAATTCAGGCAAGAAATAAATATGTATATGTACTGGAAGCCAGGGATGGAAATTTTTGTTTCCCATGTACGTCGAAAGCAGCTCCCTTTATTTGTATTTCCAGATGGTTACAAACGCAATCGGATGTCAAGGCACATAAGCCATTCAGCTGAAAAAATGGGTGAGGATGCCGCAAAGCCCAACCTAGGGTCTTCTGAAAGAAGTGTCAAGAGGAAAAATGACCATGAAATGTTGGATGAGAAGCTAGGCAAACCAGAGAAGAGGGCCTCTATCAGCCCACAGAGGCTAGTGTGCGTCTCTCCAGAAAGTTGTTCATCTCAAATGAGTATTGATGGTACCAAAGGGGTTAGGTTAGCCAAGAATGCTGGCACCAAATGCGAAATTAAGTCATCTAATGGACTCCTAGAAAATGGAATAAGTACCGAAGGAGCTTACGT is a window encoding:
- the LOC130944006 gene encoding nuclear poly(A) polymerase 4-like, which codes for MVVSDAPNGGGSSSPPLVVEQTNTLGITKPISLAGPTDADLHRNAELEKFLLDSGLYESNEEAATRREVLQRLDQTVKSWVKQLTRQRGYTDQMVEDANAVIFTFGSYRLGVHGPGADIDTLCVGPSYVNREEDFFIILHNILAEMEEVTELQPVPDAHVPVMKFKFQGISIDLLYASISLLVVPEDLDISHGSVLYDVDEPTVRSLNGCRVADQILKLVPNVEHFRTTLRCLKFWAKRRGVYSNVTGFLGGVNWALLVARICQLYPNAIPSMLVSRFFRVYTQWRWPNPVMLCTIEENELGFPVWDPRRNPRDRYHIMPIITPAYPCMNSSYNVSASTLRVMKEQFRYGNKICDEIELSKAQWSALFQPYFFFEAYKNYLQVDILAADTDDLLAWKGWVESRLRQLTLKIERDTNGMLQCHPYPHEYADTSRHCAHSAFFMGLQRKEGEKGQEGQQFDIRGTVDEFRQEINMYMYWKPGMEIFVSHVRRKQLPLFVFPDGYKRNRMSRHISHSAEKMGEDAAKPNLGSSERSVKRKNDHEMLDEKLGKPEKRASISPQRLVCVSPESCSSQMSIDGTKGVRLAKNAGTKCEIKSSNGLLENGISTEGAYVHISETGGVHPKNDSQNSRCSEVQNENGVDRNKAGEMDLDCLESAETASSKSLSNCKESAVDMDQQLDNTHNFQRTEYSDYVPTASSQALNCERDVRLGSVV